Sequence from the bacterium genome:
GCGTCGTGGATGTGCGCCGGGCCGTCGAGGGTGACCTGCGCCGCAAGCAGGCCCAGCGGCCGCAGACGCGCCGCGGTCTTCCGCGTCAGCAGCGTGCCGTTGGTGATGAGGGAGAACGTGAAGTCGCAACCGTGCGCCGCCGCCGCTTCCCTCAAGGCGCCGGCGAGTGAGACGATCGGCTCCAGCGCCAGGAGCGGCTCGCCGCCGTAGAAGGTGACCTTCAGGTTTAGCCCACGGTCGAAGGCCGCCGCGGTGGCAAAGTCGATGACCTGCGCCGAGACCGCCGGCGAAATGACGCCCGTTCCCTTCGCCGATCCCTGGTAGCAGTACGTGCAGCCGAGATTGCAGGAGTGCGCGGCGATGACGATCAGGTGCAGGGTGTCCGCCGCCGCCTCCAGTTCGCTGACGAAGGCCAGCATTTCGCGGTGCTCGGTCTCGCGGTCGGGGACGAGCAGGCCGAGGTCGGCGAGCTGGCGCTCCTCATCCGGTTCGAGCGCGCCCCGCTCGATGTCCTCGACAAGCCGCGCCGGCACGAGGACGGCGGCCGCGGTCTTCGTCGAAAAGAGAATGACCTTCCCCTCTGTGTCGGAGGGGAAGGTCAACGCGCAGGCGGAGCGCACAAAGGGCATCGGAGAACTGCGCACGCCAGCCCCGGCGGCAGCGCCGGCACGCCGCACGCGATCCAGCACGCGCTAGGCCGTCTTTGCCTTGCCGGTGCCGGAACAGCACGCCCCCAGGATCTGCTTCTTCTCGATCTTCTGCGCGAGGACGACGATCCGCTTCATGGGCAGCACCTCCTTTACCTTATCTGAATGCTCATACTGCGACGGGCTGCCCATGGTTACATCGCGTCAGAAGCGGCACCTCAGCCCGGCCTCCAGCCATCTCCCCGGGTTGGGGAACTTTTCGTTGAAGAACTGGTCGCCGTCGAAGATGTTGTTGGCGCTGCCGAAGACCTCGAGAAGCACCTCGCCGAGCGCGAACTCCTGCGAGACGTGCAGATCGACGACGGGATCGGCCTCCGGGTGGAACCGCTCCGGCGTCGTCCAGTGCGTGTTGTGCACGTTGACCAGTGCTCGCAGGCCCTTGGCCCCGACATAGCTGAGCGCGACACGGTACTTGTAGTCTGCATTCCAGGAGAAGTCGTCCTCACGGGTGAGGTTGTCGACGTCCAGCCAGGATGCGCCTCCTTCGAGGGCGAAGCCGTGGAAGACCGCCGTGCGCGCATCGACCTCGAGCCCCTTGCGGCGGACGTCGTCCTGATTCACGTACGTCCAATTCCCGGCGTCGTCGACTGTGATCGTGGTGAGCGCGTCCTTCACGTCATGGCGGAAGACCGTGACCTTGTACCAGAAGAAACCAGGCACGTCCCCCTCGACGCCGGCCTGGTAGGAGGTGACGTGCTCGACCTCGAGGTCCGGATTTCCAACGAACCCGAACGCCGGGCTCGTCACGCCGGCGGTGATGACCGGGGCCGTGAAGCCTCGCCCCACGTACCCCCGCAGCAGCAGGTGGTCGCCGACCGGGCAGACCGCGCCGAGGCTCGGGCTCCAGACCGGATCGGTCCTCTCCAGGTCGTCGTACCGCAGGCCGGCTGTGAGCGTCACCCTGCCGAGATCGAACGTGTCGTTGGCGAAGAGCGCCCACTGCTTCTCCGTGGCCTCCTCGGACAGCGCATCCATCTGGTTGCGGCCGCTGAGGAAACCGGCACCCAACACCAC
This genomic interval carries:
- a CDS encoding TonB-dependent receptor, translated to VIFESMSDGTEFFHGFNEDRMLGSDLRYRRAFAGHDVVLGAGFLSGRNQMDALSEEATEKQWALFANDTFDLGRVTLTAGLRYDDLERTDPVWSPSLGAVCPVGDHLLLRGYVGRGFTAPVITAGVTSPAFGFVGNPDLEVEHVTSYQAGVEGDVPGFFWYKVTVFRHDVKDALTTITVDDAGNWTYVNQDDVRRKGLEVDARTAVFHGFALEGGASWLDVDNLTREDDFSWNADYKYRVALSYVGAKGLRALVNVHNTHWTTPERFHPEADPVVDLHVSQEFALGEVLLEVFGSANNIFDGDQFFNEKFPNPGRWLEAGLRCRF